In Plasmodium vivax chromosome 14, whole genome shotgun sequence, the genomic window CAGGGTTCGCTATCGCTTTGTGGTTCGTTATCGCTTTGGGGTTCATTATCGCTTTTGGGTTCGTTATGGCTGCTGGGTTCGTTATGGCTGCTGGGTTCGTTATGGCTGCTGGGTTCGTTATCACTTTTGGGTTCATTATCACTTTTGGGTTCATTATCACTTTTGGGTTCATTATCGCTTTGGGGTTCTTTATCGCTACTGGGTTCGTTATCGCTTTTGGGATCGCTATCGCTGCTGGGTTCATTATCACTTTTGGGTTCATTATCACTTTTGGGTTCATTATCGCTTTGGGGTTCTTTATCGCTACTGGGTTCGTTATCGCTTTTGGGATCGCTATCGCTGCTGGGTTCATTATCGCTTTGGGGATCGCTATCGCTGCTGGGTTCGTTATCGCTTTGGGGAACGTTGTCGCTGCTGGGATCGCTATCTCTTTTGGGTTCATTATCGCTTTCCGGGTCATTATTACCCCCCACATTTTTGCTACATTCATCACTATTACCTTCACTGTCACCATCACTTAGTGCAGCACAACCCTCAACGTTATACCAAGTTGCCTTGGaatcattttctttatcctTTAAACATAATTCatcattaattatattaagaaaTTGTATTACGTCAAGCACTAAATCATCAAAGTTGTTAATATTAAGACTTAAGTTTTTCCACCCATCGGACAGCCCGTGTCCTTGTAAATCTAAGGCATACACGGAATACCCATTATTATTGAAATGTTCTATCCAGCTATTTTTGTACACGTAATAATTGTTTTCATCTTTTAATATAGCCTTAGAGTTATCCACTATTTCAACATTATGCCTTAAAAAGGTTAACCTTGCATGTGAATTTAGACCATGAACCAATACTATAACACCTACAGCATTTCGAACCAACCATCCAAACGTTCTCATTAATAAACCAtccttattaaaaaaagaaccaagTGTTGGTTTCCCGTCTAGTCTATCAGTAGATGGGGTTATGATCTCTTCGTCATAGTAAATATTTCCAGccattctttttataaaaataaaaagaaaactaaTTCACAAcatcgaaaatgaaaagaagtaCATACCTATATACTTAGTATGCTCTTTTTCGCACGAATGAATAACTTCCAATTATTCAAAACAAACCGCTCTTTTACTTTTAATCCCTCTAGCCCTTTCTATTTCATGtaattaaatatgaaaaaaaatccccccaaaaaaaagtaaaattatacTTAATCAAAAATAGGAATATAACTCAACATATAATGCAAATCCATTTCaaagcattaaaaaaaaattgaaaaatttaaaacgcGGTTATAAGAACATATGtagataaacaaaaaaaatacatgtacggttaaaattggcaaatgggcatacaaaaaggtaaatgtatctaaaataaacgaaaaaaaatatatattattatatatatataatatataatataacgcgttaaaaattgcaaaggaaaaaaaaacgaccaCAGATCGCAGACTTGCGcacttaattatatataaaaaagtatacagAATATGTAGtacaaaaacgaaaaagatgTTTCTAAATGAATTAGTAACTGAAGGATTtactccatttttctttttttcgcatatTCATTGCTGTTTCGGTAAATAAGTAAatactcctttttgttttaatttatacTTCTTTTTATACTTGTATTCTAATAATCTAAATTTCGTTTTGTGATAAATTGGTAAATACTTTTTATGCAAACTGTAGAAAAAAGAATACGTACTCTTTTGAACCAGAAATGTACAGATAGGAAGAAAAGCTtattacaattatatatatatcttttttttagtatttcatttattgttttatagCAAAGTaacgtatatatatttgttccTCATATTTCTATCATTCGTGATAAACAATTTTACTACTAAATCACA contains:
- a CDS encoding PST-A protein (encoded by transcript PVX_121900A), giving the protein MAGNIYYDEEIITPSTDRLDGKPTLGSFFNKDGLLMRTFGWLVRNAVGVIVLVHGLNSHARLTFLRHNVEIVDNSKAILKDENNYYVYKNSWIEHFNNNGYSVYALDLQGHGLSDGWKNLSLNINNFDDLVLDVIQFLNIINDELCLKDKENDSKATWYNVEGCAALSDGDSEGNSDECSKNVGGNNDPESDNEPKRDSDPSSDNVPQSDNEPSSDSDPQSDNEPSSDSDPKSDNEPSSDKEPQSDNEPKSDNEPKSDNEPSSDSDPKSDNEPSSDKEPQSDNEPKSDNEPKSDNEPKSDNEPSSHNEPSSHNEPSSHNEPKSDNEPQSDNEPQSDSEPCCSKECKNNKCSSLPIFLVGQSMGGNIVLRTLQLLEKTQNDGKGKLNIQGCISLSSMISFQKIASPRSYKYKYFYLPFSRLISGFFPTSRVVTKMEFQKYPYLNDLANFDKIRSKNGITVKYWYELLKATSNLESDMEFIPKDIPILLIHSKDDIFCYYKGALSFFNRLNNDNKELITLENMEHGLTAEPGNEKVLENIVDWIENLHTKKEMAQPLEAT